Proteins from one Pongo abelii isolate AG06213 chromosome 19, NHGRI_mPonAbe1-v2.0_pri, whole genome shotgun sequence genomic window:
- the C19H17orf114 gene encoding uncharacterized protein C17orf114 homolog has product MGLKGAWCFPWCGCRRQRGTERGAGLSPAAPPDPSPAIAPIMAEGGVPSPGPGAYFSRKARLSFRHQLHDIASANDSTI; this is encoded by the exons ATGGGTCTGAAGGGTGCATGGTGTTTCCCATGGTGCGGGTGCCGGAGGCAGCGGGGGACTGAAAGAGGAGCAG GCCTGAGTCCTGCTGCCCCTCCAGATCCCAGTCCAGCTATAGCCCCCATCATGGCTGAGGGAGGGGTACCCTCGCCAGGGCCTGGTGCCTACTTCAGCAGGAAAGCCCGACTCTCCTTCCGCCACCAGCTGCATGACATAGCATCGGCCAATGACTCCACCATTTGA
- the PLD2 gene encoding phospholipase D2 isoform X1, which yields MMATPESLFPTGDELDSSQLQMESDEVDTLKEGEDPADRMHPFLAIYELQPLKVHPLVFAPGVPVTAQVVGTERYTSGSKVGTCTLYSVRLTHGDFSWTTKKKFRHFQELHRDLLRHKVLMSLLPLARFAVAYSPARDAANREMPSLPRADPEGSTRHAASKQKYLENYLNRLLTMSFYRNYHAMTEFLEVSHLSFIPDLGRKGLEGMIRKRSGGHRVPGLTCCGRDQVCYRWSKRWLVVKDSFLLYMCLETGAISFVQLFDPGFEVQVGKRSTEARHGVRIDTSHRSLILKCSSYRQARWWAQEITELAQGPGRDFLQLHQHDSYAPPRPGTLAQWFVNGAGYFAAVADAILRAQEEIFITDWWLSPEVYLKRPAHSDDWRLDIMLKRKAEEGVRVSILLFKEVELALGINSGYSKRALMLLHPNIKVMRHPDQVTLWAHHEKLLVVDQVVAFLGGLDLAYGRWDDLHYRLTDLGDSSESAASQPPTPCPDSPATPDLSHNQFFWLGKDYSNLITKDWVQLDRPFEDFIDRETTPRMPWRDVGVVVHGLPARDLARHFIQRWNFTKTTKAKYKTPMYPYLLPKSTSTANQLPFTLPGGQCTTVQVLRSVDRWSAGTLENSILNAYLHTIRESRHFLYIENQFFISCSDGRTVLNKVGDEIVDRILKAHKQGQCYRVYVLLPLLPGFEGDISTGGGNSIQAILHFTYRTLCRGEYSILHRLKAAMGTAWRDYISICGLRTHGELGGHPVSELIYIHSKMLIADDRTVIIGSANINDRSLLGKRDSELAVLIEDTETEPSLMNGAEYQAGRFALSLRKHCFSVILGANTQPDLDLQDPICDDFFQLWQDTAESNANIYEQIFRCLPSNATRSLRTLREYVAVEPLATVSPPLARSELTQVQGHLVHFPLKFLEDESLLPPLGSKEGMIPLEVWT from the exons ATGATGGCGACCCCTGAGAGCCTCTTCCCCACTGGGGACGAACTGGACTCCAGCCAGCTCCAGATGGAGTCCGATGAGGTGGACACCCTGAAGGAGGGAGAGGACCCAG CCGACCGGATGCACCCGTTTCTGGCCATCTATGAgcttcagcctctgaaagtgcacCCCTTGGTGTTCGCACCTGGGGTCCCTGTCACAGCCCAGGTGGTGGGCACCGAAAGATATACCAGCGGATCCAAG GTGGGAACCTGCACTCTGTATTCTGTCCGTTTGACTCACGGCGACTTTTCCTGGACAACCAAGAAGAAATTCCGTCATTTTCAGGAGCTGCATCGGGACCTCCTGAGACACAAAGTCTTGATGAGTCTGCTCCCTCTGGCTCG TTTTGCCGTTGCCTATTCTCCAGCCCGAGATGCAGCCAACAGAGAGATGCCCTCTCTACCCCGGGCAGATCCTGAGGGCTCCACCAGACATGCAGCCAGCAAACAG AAATACCTGGAGAATTACCTCAACCGTCTCTTGACCATGTCTTTCTATCGCAACTACCATGCCATG ACAGAGTTCCTGGAAGTCAGTCATCTGTCCTTTATCCCAGACTTGGGCCGCAAAGGACT GGAGGGGATGATCCGGAAGCGCTCAGGTGGCCACCGTGTTCCCGGCCTCACCTGCTGTGGCCGAGACCAAGTTTGTTATCGCTGGTCCAAGAG GTGGCTGGTGGTGAAGGACTCCTTCCTGCTGTACATGTGCCTCGAGACGGGTGCCATCTCATTTGTTCAGCTCTTTGACCCTGGCTTCGAGGTGCAGGTGGGGAAAAGGAGCACGGAGGCACGGCACGGCGTGCGGATCGACACCTCCCACAG GTCCTTGATTCTCAAGTGCAGCAGCTACCggcaggcacggtggtgggcccAAGAGATCACTGAGCTGGCACAGGGCCCAGGCAGAGACTTCTTACAGCTGCACCAGCATGACAGCTACGCCCCACCCCGGCCTGGGACCTTGGCCCAGTG GTTTGTGAATGGGGCAGGTTACTTTGCTGCTGTAGCAGATGCCATCCTTCGAGCTCAAGAGGAGATTTTCATCACAGACTGGTG GTTGAGTCCTGAGGTTTACCTGAAGCGTCCGGCCCATTCAGATGACTGGAGACTGGACATTATGCTCAAGAGGAAGGCG GAGGAGGGTGTCCGCGTGTCTATTCTGCTGTTTAAAGAAGTGGAATTGGCGTTGGGCATCAACAGTGGCTATAGCAAGAGGGCGCTGATGCTGCTGCACCCCAACATAAAG GTGATGCGTCACCCAGACCAAGTGACGTTGTGGGCCCATCATGAGAAGCTCCTGGTGGTAGACCAAGTGGTAGCATTCCTGGGGGGACTGGACCTTGCCTATGGCCGCTGGGATGACCTGCACTACCGACTGACTGACCTTGGAGACTCCTCTGAATCAGCTGCCTCCCAG CCTCCCACCCCGTGCCCAGACTCGCCAGCCACCCCAGACCTCTCTCACAACCAATTCTTCTGGCTGGGCAAGGACTACAGCAATCTTATCACCAAGGACTGGGTGCAGCTGGACCGGCCTTTCGAAG ATTTCATTGACAGGGAGACGACCCCCCGGATGCCATGGCGGGACGTTGGGGTGGTCGTCCATGGCCTACCTGCCCGGGACCTCGCCCGACACTTCATCCAGCGCTGGAACTTCACCAAG ACCACCAAGGCCAAGTACAAGACTCCCATGTACCCCTACCTGCTTCCCAAGTCGACCAGCACGGCCAATCAGCTCCCCTTCACACTTCCAGGAGGGCAGTGCACCACCGTACAG GTCTTGCGGTCAGTGGACCGCTGGTCAGCAGGGACTCTGGAGAACTCCATCCTCAATGCCTACCTGCACACCATCAGGGAGAGCCGGCACTTCCTCTACATTGAG AATCAGTTCTTCATTAGCTGCTCAGATGGGCGGACGGTTCTGAACAAGGTGGGCGATGAGATTGTGGACAGAATCCTGAAGGCCCACAA ACAGGGGCAGTGTTACCGAGTCTACGTGCTTTTGCCGTTACTCCCTGGCTTCGAGGGTGACATCTCCACAGGCGGTGGCAACTCCATCCAGGCCATTCTGCACTTTACTTACAG gaCCCTGTGTCGTGGGGAGTATTCAATCCTGCATCGCCTCAAAGCAGCCA TGGGGACAGCATGGCGGGACTATATTTCCATCTGCGGGCTTCGTACCCATGGAGAGCTAGGCGGGCACCCCGTCTCGGAACTCATCTACATCCACAGCAAGATGCTCATCGCAGATGACCGGACAGTCATTATCG GTTCTGCAAACATCAATGACCGGAGCTTGCTGGGGAAGCGGGACAGTGAGCTGGCCGTGCTGATCGAGGACACAGAGACGGAACCATCCCTCATGAATGGGGCAGAGTATCAGGCGGGCAGGTTTGCCTTGAGTCTGCGGAAGCACTGCTTCAG TGTGATTCTTGGAGCAAATACCCAGCCAGACTTGGATCTCCAAGACCCCATCTGTGATGACTTCTTCCAGTTGTGGCAAGACACGGCTGAGAGCAACGCCAATATCTATGAGCAG ATCTTCCGCTGCCTGCCGTCCAATGCCACGCGTTCCCTGCGGACTCTCCGGGAGTACGTGGCCGTGGAGCCCTTGGCCACAGTCAGTCCCCCCTTGGCTCGGTCTGAGCTCACCCAGGTCCAGGGCCACCTGGTCCATTTCCCCCTCAAGTTCCTAGAGGATGAGTCTTTGCTGCCCCCGCTGGGTAGCAAGGAGGGCATGATCCCCCTAGAAGTGTGGACATAG
- the PLD2 gene encoding phospholipase D2 isoform X2, which produces MMATPESLFPTGDELDSSQLQMESDEVDTLKEGEDPADRMHPFLAIYELQPLKVHPLVFAPGVPVTAQVVGTERYTSGSKVGTCTLYSVRLTHGDFSWTTKKKFRHFQELHRDLLRHKVLMSLLPLARFAVAYSPARDAANREMPSLPRADPEGSTRHAASKQKYLENYLNRLLTMSFYRNYHAMTEFLEVSHLSFIPDLGRKGLEGMIRKRSGGHRVPGLTCCGRDQVCYRWSKRWLVVKDSFLLYMCLETGAISFVQLFDPGFEVQVGKRSTEARHGVRIDTSHRSLILKCSSYRQARWWAQEITELAQGPGRDFLQLHQHDSYAPPRPGTLAQWFVNGAGYFAAVADAILRAQEEIFITDWWLSPEVYLKRPAHSDDWRLDIMLKRKAEEGVRVSILLFKEVELALGINSGYSKRALMLLHPNIKVMRHPDQVTLWAHHEKLLVVDQVVAFLGGLDLAYGRWDDLHYRLTDLGDSSESAASQPPTPCPDSPATPDLSHNQFFWLGKDYSNLITKDWVQLDRPFEDFIDRETTPRMPWRDVGVVVHGLPARDLARHFIQRWNFTKTTKAKYKTPMYPYLLPKSTSTANQLPFTLPGGQCTTVQVLRSVDRWSAGTLENSILNAYLHTIRESRHFLYIENQFFISCSDGRTVLNKVGDEIVDRILKAHKQGQCYRVYVLLPLLPGFEGDISTGGGNSIQAILHFTYRTLCRGEYSILHRLKAAMGTAWRDYISICGLRTHGELGGHPVSELIYIHSKMLIADDRTVIIGSANINDRSLLGKRDSELAVLIEDTETEPSLMNGAEYQAGRFALSLRKHCFRSSAACRPMPRVPCGLSGSTWPWSPWPQSVPPWLGLSSPRSRATWSISPSSS; this is translated from the exons ATGATGGCGACCCCTGAGAGCCTCTTCCCCACTGGGGACGAACTGGACTCCAGCCAGCTCCAGATGGAGTCCGATGAGGTGGACACCCTGAAGGAGGGAGAGGACCCAG CCGACCGGATGCACCCGTTTCTGGCCATCTATGAgcttcagcctctgaaagtgcacCCCTTGGTGTTCGCACCTGGGGTCCCTGTCACAGCCCAGGTGGTGGGCACCGAAAGATATACCAGCGGATCCAAG GTGGGAACCTGCACTCTGTATTCTGTCCGTTTGACTCACGGCGACTTTTCCTGGACAACCAAGAAGAAATTCCGTCATTTTCAGGAGCTGCATCGGGACCTCCTGAGACACAAAGTCTTGATGAGTCTGCTCCCTCTGGCTCG TTTTGCCGTTGCCTATTCTCCAGCCCGAGATGCAGCCAACAGAGAGATGCCCTCTCTACCCCGGGCAGATCCTGAGGGCTCCACCAGACATGCAGCCAGCAAACAG AAATACCTGGAGAATTACCTCAACCGTCTCTTGACCATGTCTTTCTATCGCAACTACCATGCCATG ACAGAGTTCCTGGAAGTCAGTCATCTGTCCTTTATCCCAGACTTGGGCCGCAAAGGACT GGAGGGGATGATCCGGAAGCGCTCAGGTGGCCACCGTGTTCCCGGCCTCACCTGCTGTGGCCGAGACCAAGTTTGTTATCGCTGGTCCAAGAG GTGGCTGGTGGTGAAGGACTCCTTCCTGCTGTACATGTGCCTCGAGACGGGTGCCATCTCATTTGTTCAGCTCTTTGACCCTGGCTTCGAGGTGCAGGTGGGGAAAAGGAGCACGGAGGCACGGCACGGCGTGCGGATCGACACCTCCCACAG GTCCTTGATTCTCAAGTGCAGCAGCTACCggcaggcacggtggtgggcccAAGAGATCACTGAGCTGGCACAGGGCCCAGGCAGAGACTTCTTACAGCTGCACCAGCATGACAGCTACGCCCCACCCCGGCCTGGGACCTTGGCCCAGTG GTTTGTGAATGGGGCAGGTTACTTTGCTGCTGTAGCAGATGCCATCCTTCGAGCTCAAGAGGAGATTTTCATCACAGACTGGTG GTTGAGTCCTGAGGTTTACCTGAAGCGTCCGGCCCATTCAGATGACTGGAGACTGGACATTATGCTCAAGAGGAAGGCG GAGGAGGGTGTCCGCGTGTCTATTCTGCTGTTTAAAGAAGTGGAATTGGCGTTGGGCATCAACAGTGGCTATAGCAAGAGGGCGCTGATGCTGCTGCACCCCAACATAAAG GTGATGCGTCACCCAGACCAAGTGACGTTGTGGGCCCATCATGAGAAGCTCCTGGTGGTAGACCAAGTGGTAGCATTCCTGGGGGGACTGGACCTTGCCTATGGCCGCTGGGATGACCTGCACTACCGACTGACTGACCTTGGAGACTCCTCTGAATCAGCTGCCTCCCAG CCTCCCACCCCGTGCCCAGACTCGCCAGCCACCCCAGACCTCTCTCACAACCAATTCTTCTGGCTGGGCAAGGACTACAGCAATCTTATCACCAAGGACTGGGTGCAGCTGGACCGGCCTTTCGAAG ATTTCATTGACAGGGAGACGACCCCCCGGATGCCATGGCGGGACGTTGGGGTGGTCGTCCATGGCCTACCTGCCCGGGACCTCGCCCGACACTTCATCCAGCGCTGGAACTTCACCAAG ACCACCAAGGCCAAGTACAAGACTCCCATGTACCCCTACCTGCTTCCCAAGTCGACCAGCACGGCCAATCAGCTCCCCTTCACACTTCCAGGAGGGCAGTGCACCACCGTACAG GTCTTGCGGTCAGTGGACCGCTGGTCAGCAGGGACTCTGGAGAACTCCATCCTCAATGCCTACCTGCACACCATCAGGGAGAGCCGGCACTTCCTCTACATTGAG AATCAGTTCTTCATTAGCTGCTCAGATGGGCGGACGGTTCTGAACAAGGTGGGCGATGAGATTGTGGACAGAATCCTGAAGGCCCACAA ACAGGGGCAGTGTTACCGAGTCTACGTGCTTTTGCCGTTACTCCCTGGCTTCGAGGGTGACATCTCCACAGGCGGTGGCAACTCCATCCAGGCCATTCTGCACTTTACTTACAG gaCCCTGTGTCGTGGGGAGTATTCAATCCTGCATCGCCTCAAAGCAGCCA TGGGGACAGCATGGCGGGACTATATTTCCATCTGCGGGCTTCGTACCCATGGAGAGCTAGGCGGGCACCCCGTCTCGGAACTCATCTACATCCACAGCAAGATGCTCATCGCAGATGACCGGACAGTCATTATCG GTTCTGCAAACATCAATGACCGGAGCTTGCTGGGGAAGCGGGACAGTGAGCTGGCCGTGCTGATCGAGGACACAGAGACGGAACCATCCCTCATGAATGGGGCAGAGTATCAGGCGGGCAGGTTTGCCTTGAGTCTGCGGAAGCACTGCTTCAG ATCTTCCGCTGCCTGCCGTCCAATGCCACGCGTTCCCTGCGGACTCTCCGGGAGTACGTGGCCGTGGAGCCCTTGGCCACAGTCAGTCCCCCCTTGGCTCGGTCTGAGCTCACCCAGGTCCAGGGCCACCTGGTCCATTTCCCCCTCAAGTTCCTAG